TGTCCACATCATTATCTCTCTTGTTACATAAAACAAttggaaaaatattcaaatagatGTAAGTCGACTTTTTTGAATAATGAAACAAGAGGTTGGTGTTAATTAACTTGTAGGATATGAGataaaagggaaagaaaaaaaaagtgtattagcttttaaaaaaaaaatcctaatatgGATTGGAAATGTGGAATTGGTACCTAGAATATGATATATAGGAATTGatacccattttttttaagaacggattttaaagattttagaaGGACAAAGGAATGGCTTGGACTTGTCCCTAACCTGTCACCTAACGCATTTGATGAGAGCAACCGATTTAAGAAGATTTTATATTGATTGACATGGGTCACGTTATCATCGTGAATGAAAGTTAAATCTAACGGATTGTTTGGTGAACACTTGTTGAAACTAGGTTGGCTGATGCTAAGGTGGGGTTCTGAGCTGGTGTGATCACGACACTCCAACAACTGGATCCGACGGTGATGAAAAGATGCCCCTCAGGCTCACATGACGATTGTGATGATAATGGACCGACAAGATAAGTAATAATTGTACACTGGGCCTACACTATATCCCTTCCCAAACCCAGGTTAGCATGTGATCCTCATGCATTCCAACGGGACTCTACCTCATTCGGTAAGACCGGGATCATGTGACACGTGTATAAAGTTACCGCAGTTGCGCTCAACCCACACTCCACGCATTCGCACAGTCTCCCTCACTCACTCGCCTACAAAAACAGCCTCTTCTACTTCTCCTTCTCTCACGGCTTCAGCGGTAAGGATCGACAGGGGTGTTTAGTGTTTACTGTATTTTTGAGCTTTAGGGGGAGAAAGCATGTCATCGGCGGTGAAGTTGCCATCTCAGGAAAGTCACGACGAGAGCAACGAATGGCTGGATTCGTTTCAGAAACCCGATCCTACGGCTGCGAATCTGTCACTTCCGACGGAGACTTTTCTCAAGGCCGCCATGTCTCTCAAGGACCAGGTAAGGCTAAAGTGGAGTGAAGTGTAGTGTTGCGGGGTGGGTGGGTGCAGGTTAACCGAAGGAAATGGTGTCATTGTTATGCCTGTGGCGTTTAGGTGGTAGAGGCGACGTGGAAAAGAGGTGGCGAAGGATGGAGAAAAGGCATAGACCCGACCGTACACACCGGCTTGCTGGGGACAGCGTTCGCCTGCTTGAGGTCGTACGAGTCAACCGGCAGGCAGCAAGACCTGCTATTGTGCGCTGAGATTGTTGACTCGTGTGCCATGACCTCACGTGAGTTCACAAGGTCAGTGCTTTTAACCCTTTTGTCATTCCATGTTGAAGGGTGAAGCAAAAGACATATTACCTAACAACACAATATGTAGAAATGATCCAGGCCGTTGATTTTGGAGATTATTGGAGTGATGGTGACGAATTAGAAATTTGGGGATACTGAGACAGTGAGATTGTGTGACACATGAAGTGCCTACTTCATATATTTGCCTTTATTCGTGGAGTGACACGTGGCATAATAGGCTCCTCTTAATCGCCTAGtctgaaaattgaaaatatataatggaTTAGGGcgacattttaattttaatttttgtcagATTCTTTTCTCCACTTGACAACTTTAGATGTGTCAGGTGTGAGGACCACAAAATTAGCCTTTTATTTAGGACCACAagatcatttaaaataaaaatttccattcCGCTGGTGTCTATTGAAAAAGTCCTTCAAAGATAAACTATTCCAAAGGAAATTCCCTgttatttaagtaattttcagtagtttttgttattgttatccAGGATAGAATCTAGGTAGACATCTAGTACATGATATACAGTGGTGAGCTGAAGTGACTTGTATTTTGTCTTGAGAAGGCAGTAAGCAGGATGTCGTTTTCTTGAATGATTCAGGCATGTGACGTTTTTATGCGGTAGCGGAGGAGTTTATGCGCTTGGGGCTGTGGTTGCTGACCATATTGGGGACTATCAAAGGCGGGACATGTATTTGGATCTCTTCCTTGAGgtactaatattattattgccTAAATCTTATCTCATTGATTCGCTGTCACCAACCAAAAATGTAGcacaataaaatgaaaatgggaAGGTTTCCACCAAAAGATGCCCCACAAGGCCAAGGTTTTCCATGTGAATATGGCCATGACTCATGGGCTTTTCCAGGGCTGGCCACTccatataattttcatatttcttttagGAGAGAGGCTTTAATGCGCAACAAAGAATTTAGAGgcaaataataaatcatttggATGAGGAAAGAGTGAACAACAGAACAGCCCACGATTAATGGCCTTAATTCTTGGCCACAAACTCCACGTGAGGAGAAAAGCTTTGTAGCTTCACTTTAGCATGCTGCTGCTTTTCAAAACAACAGACTAATAGTGTAGATACATGATGTATTTATCTTGGCTTGGAGTTCTTGTTCATGGCTCAATATCGATTTTAGACTTTTAGTGGCTTGCGAAATGGATACATGACCACCTCTTGTGAAAAAGGTGttgtttgaattttaaatgGGGAACCAAGTTGTTGCTTTTGAGACGTCCTAACCCCTTATCTTCTTTTGTGGAAAGAGCTGTCCCTATCCCTTTGGGATAACGTGGATACAGCTAAGCAGCTGGGTATTGGAAGTTTCTAGTGTTCATCCAGTATCCAACCTGAGGCAGGAAGGAGATATAGTTTTCTGTTTAACAACTAATTAAACATCTCCAGTGCTCAAAGACATTAAGAAGCAGAGGTATACTAGGTTGTTGGCAAGtacaaatgcaaaaattttctcacCATGAGTTTGGGAAAGTCTCACGTATTGACATAGGTTGGGGACCCGAGTCATGCCCCAACATAACTGTTAGTAGATTCTCCATCGTGAGGGCGCTTATGACCTGGAAATGGGACATGATGGTGTTATGTAGCTAGGAATTGCCATTTATCAGTTTAGCCACTTCTCTGCTGCAATTCATCCAAAGCAAGGCATGTGATTGTTCTTAATTCTCTGTTGCTTTTATGACTCACAACATTGTATTGTTAGCCTTGCAAGTTTTTATCCCAAATTGGATATTTGGAAGCTTAGGCTCTCAATTTTTATTGGATTTAAGTTGAATTGGCAATCTGGGCATAGAATAATCCCATTCTCTCTGTAATCATTTGTTTCCTTATGTAAGTTCCGGTCTTCATttttttgagggaaaaaaatcaaGGGAAGTTGGCTTGCTGTTTTGATCTATCAGTGTGTGCTGACCAAAAAATGCATGTATTATTATCATGTTGCAAGAGCAAGATCAGTTTTGGCCTCTTTAATTTCATCAGCTAATGAAATTAGAATTTATATAAAAGCACTCTACCGTATCAATTTGTACTATTAGTTTTGCTTTTAGACAATTGTTGGTAgtttcaaaaaagaaaggaacTTATCTAATGCCTATCTAATTGATCATGTAAAGGTGGCGCAAGAGAGAGCCCTCCCTGTTGGTCCTGAGGAAGGTGGTTTTGGAATGTCATATGATCTTCTTTATGGGCGAGCTGGGTTTTTGTGGGCAGCTTTGTTTATAAACAAGCATCTCGGGGAGCAGACATTGCCCAATGACCTTATCATGCCTGTTGTCAATGCTGTGTTAGCCGGGGGCAGGGCGGGTGCATCTGCTAATACAACATGCCCACTTATGTACAGATGGCATGGGACAAGGTATTGGGGTGCAGCACATGGCCTAGCTGGAATCTTGCAGGTGCTCCTTCACTTCCCTCTATCTGAAGAGGACAGTGAGGATGTTAAGGGGACGTTAAGATATATGAGGAGTAATAGGTTTCCTCACAGTGGAAATTACCCCTCATTTGAAGGGAACCCAAGGGACAAACTGGTGCAGTGGTCTCACGGTGCAACTGGTGTGGCCATCACTCTGTGTAAAGCATCCCAGGTTAGTACCTCCAGATAATCAAGCTTAGGAAATGGTATTCACAGCCCAGGGGAAGCAACTAAATGGGTATTACATTGTGACATACATATATGCAGGAATGTTATAAGGATCCATCCTTGATACgaatttctcaaaaatttagaattgtttCCGCATGCCCTTTTTGTTAGCTTTGTGAATGTTTTCTTTGGGTTCATGTAAAAACATTAGTACATTGTATCTGATCAGTTCTACCTTATTAACCCAAAATCAAGAGGCTTGGAACTCCCATCCTCATGCATTGCTTTAAAACCTAGTACACAGCAGATGTATTTGCAGGCAAGAATAATTGGTGAAGGCTTTGATCACCTCCTTCACATAGATTTGACTTGTGGAGAAAACTACAGCAGGGATGTCCATCCCCGATGTAATCAATGAAAGTgaaattttgttctttgttttgcAGGTGTTTTCAAGGGACAGGGAGTTCCGAGATGCAGCCATAGAGGCAGGGGAAGTTGTGTGGAAGAATGGACTGGTGAAGAAGGTGGGACTTTCGGATGGTGTGGCTGGGAATGCTTACGCTTTCCTGTCCCTTTATCGTCTAACAGGGGAGCCTGTATATGAAGAAAGAGCAAAGGCATTTGCAAGTTTCTTGTATCATAATGCAGGGAAGCTTGTGACTGTTGGACATGCTGGTACCACTGAACATGCATACTCCCTTTTCCAAGGCCTTGCTGGAACGGCTTGCCTCTTGTTCGATCTGCTTAGCCCAGAAAATTCCAGATTCCCAGGGTATGAACTTTAGGCCAAAAAATGAAATGAGGGAAGTTGATCTGAAGTCTCCTTTATACTAGAAATACAACCTAACATGTACGTATATGTGCTCTTTAGAGAAGTGCTGTGATATCAAGCAGGAAAGGAATATGAAGAGGTGCCATCATCTGGTTCCCATCTTGATTTTCCTTGCCAGATGTTGAGTAACATATCACTTGTTACTATCACAAAATGTGTATCTGAGTTTGACTATATTCTAATCCTTGCATATCTTGGTGTTCGAAGATTATGGATCCCTGGGAATAAATGTTCATACCTCGTACCCAACAgtgaaaataatcatttatgAAACGACTAGCTTCAACCCTGAAACTTGGGTAGAATGGGCAGTCCAAATGCCCAATGGTGGAGAACAGGAACCCTGAAAATGTCCGAAATTTAGGCTTGAAGGCTTGAAATGGGCAGGAGATGGAGGTTGACAAGAGGAACCTAACATAATTCCTTTGGCAGTAAACTGTTTATGCTAATTTGGCGGGTGCTTTTGTTAATTCATAAGAAGTAGCGTAgccttttattatttatattccaCGCCATGATCTTGAAAATGAGCTACTGACCCAAATCAACATGTTGGAGCTGTAGAGGCCACTCAACCAGTCAACCCACAACTCGGCCTAACCCATGCTCGAAAGTTGAAACTAAACTCATTTTACATTTGCCAACTGAAATGTGTTAGTGAGGTTGCCATTCTGCAGACCAAAACAGACCTTTGGAGTGGAATGATTAATGCTCTCTTCCCTTCCTTGCAAGGAATACCTTCATCTTTCCTCGCAGAAGGTAGGTCCATGGATGTAAAAAGGAAGGGTGGTGAGCATTTTGGCATTATTAGATTTGGCCCGGCTGTATGTTTGCAGGATAAGCACATCTGTACAAACAATCTTGAATATCTGGCATACCAAATTGATTCAATTAGACCCATCAAATCACGTAACTGTTATATTAATCAAAGATGACACGATACGATTTGGTGGGGGCAGGGTCAAGAGTCCAGACATTGTGGAGTGTTTGCAGTGTCAGCATGTTTCTAATACTTAAGAGCGCAGAAACCTAATGATCATCCCCACCACCCATTAAGAAAGAAGAAGTCAAAAGCACAACATTGGGCTCCCATTTGAAGTACGGAACTACTttatgattaatattaattctTGTGAGGGAATCGATTCTCCTCTGAAAAGATCATTCACTGTTCTTAAGGTGACGTTAATTTAAATCGAGGgtgaaaatgaatgaaaatgagcGTCCAATGACTAATTTCGAGTCAACTCCGAATTATACCAGGAAAATCACAAGGACAAAAGTGCTTTAAATGCTTGAAGCACCGCTGTTTCGTCGGTAAGTGTCGATTCCTTCCTACGAAAGAAACCTCAACCACTGGGGCCTACCTCCTTCAAATTGCCCACAGCGGCCAGCTCTCACTCCCCACTTCCTCCGCCCCCTTTTCCACCGTCCACGTcatttcctcctcctccttccgTCACCTAATCCTCATGTCCTCGGAAATTGTTCATTTTTTGAACGGCACGACCGCCGCCCCTACTCCCTCGACTACCTACACCATGTACTCGCTGCACTGCCGCCACGTGAGGGGTTGTTCGGTAACTCAGCAGCACCAAACTGTCTGAACAGGTTACCTAAAAAGCCCCCGGTGGACACGCTGGGGTTAGGTACAGAGAGTGAACATGTCCTGAACACAAGTGTGTTGGGTGGTGGGGGCATGGAGTCGATCACAACTTGCAAAAATATGAGGCCGCCGGCATTGCGCCACGTGTAATTTCAGGTGTCGTTGTCCCTCTCTTGTACTGTTGCAGAACATGCCACTGTTTTCAAGGACTTTGGATGGTCCATTATGCGATTAAATTATAAggcccttttgtttttttgttattcttaaaaaaagattttttcaGCTTTTTTCGTTTTCGTTTTCTTCAAAACCATGGAGATGCTTAACGCAGAGATGTAGAGAGACAGAAAGTAGGGGGGGAAGTATTGTGTGTATTTGACTGTTCAATTGAGATTGGTGAAGCTATCAGCTAACCAGCAATGGAGcgttatgagattttgaaagataTAGGGTCTGGAAACTTTGGTGTGGCCAAGCTTGTGAGGGATAAGTGGAGTGGTGAGCTCTATGCTGTCAAGTATATTGAGAGGGGGCAAAAGGTCTTGTTTTCATCTTCCTTTCTCAGCTCTCTTTGATTCTTTCTTCCCCCCCTCTTGTGTCTTATCTAAGTGTTATTCACTCTTCATGATTTTAACTGGGTGTTGCTTGGTTCTTCGTATTGTCATCTGGCTTCTGTGTTTTCTACCTGGGTTTTGCTTGCTGGGATTGAttagccctttttttttttttgctgttgCAGATTGATGAGCATGTACAGAGGGAGATTATGAATCACAGGTCCTTGAAGCATCCCAATATAGTTAGATTTAAGGAGGTATATAGCTGATTCTTTTTCCAGTTTTGATGGCCATTTTTGTTCTTTGGTTTTCTTCTTGACTAAGGGAATtatgttgtgttttttttccgGGTATGTTATTTCCCCAACTAAAAGGAAACTTCGGAAGGCCAAGGTGTTAGTGTTATATATAAACTATGCTTGTATTGTTCCACTCGCTTTCAGGTTCCTGCTCTGCTCCGTTGCTCC
Above is a genomic segment from Vitis riparia cultivar Riparia Gloire de Montpellier isolate 1030 chromosome 7, EGFV_Vit.rip_1.0, whole genome shotgun sequence containing:
- the LOC117917946 gene encoding lanC-like protein GCL1, which translates into the protein MSSAVKLPSQESHDESNEWLDSFQKPDPTAANLSLPTETFLKAAMSLKDQVVEATWKRGGEGWRKGIDPTVHTGLLGTAFACLRSYESTGRQQDLLLCAEIVDSCAMTSREFTRHVTFLCGSGGVYALGAVVADHIGDYQRRDMYLDLFLEVAQERALPVGPEEGGFGMSYDLLYGRAGFLWAALFINKHLGEQTLPNDLIMPVVNAVLAGGRAGASANTTCPLMYRWHGTRYWGAAHGLAGILQVLLHFPLSEEDSEDVKGTLRYMRSNRFPHSGNYPSFEGNPRDKLVQWSHGATGVAITLCKASQVFSRDREFRDAAIEAGEVVWKNGLVKKVGLSDGVAGNAYAFLSLYRLTGEPVYEERAKAFASFLYHNAGKLVTVGHAGTTEHAYSLFQGLAGTACLLFDLLSPENSRFPGYEL